A region of Solanum dulcamara chromosome 7, daSolDulc1.2, whole genome shotgun sequence DNA encodes the following proteins:
- the LOC129896913 gene encoding mitochondrial import inner membrane translocase subunit TIM8-like, translated as MDSSAFKSPELEQLLNQEKERAMVNEVVAKLTSSCWDKCVTGTPGSKFSSSESNCLSHCAQRYMEMSMIIMKRFQSMH; from the exons ATGGATTCTTCAGCCTTTAAATCTCCCGAATTGGAGCAACTTCTCAAT CAAGAGAAGGAAAGGGCCATGGTCAATGAAGTAGTTGCAAAGCTTACAAGTTCCTGCTGGGACAAATGCGTGACTGGTACTCCTGGAAGCAAGTTCAGCTCCAGTGAATCTAATTGTTTAAGTCACTGTGCACAACGATACATGGAGATGAGCATGATCATAATGAAACGATTTCAGAGCATGCACTGA